One window of Xanthomonas sp. 10-10 genomic DNA carries:
- the zipA gene encoding cell division protein ZipA → MSDMAMIRIGILIAGVLLVAAIFLFGRPKKSPQGRRVDKDESQPRERREPVISGDAGIDADAFERSESGAEQSELDLGEQDAAGGNDVGKRPNQDFDKIVSLFVAAKAGQILRGEDVVVAAEKTGLVFGHMNVFHRLVEGHPERGPIFSMASILKPGSFDMANIREMQTPAIAFFLTLPAPMTALDAWEKMLPTVQRMAELLDGVVLDDSRNALGRQRVAHIRDELRAYDRQHQAPPLTKSPRW, encoded by the coding sequence ATGTCCGACATGGCCATGATCCGGATCGGGATCCTGATCGCGGGAGTGCTGCTGGTCGCTGCAATTTTTCTGTTCGGCCGCCCGAAGAAGTCGCCGCAGGGACGTCGCGTCGACAAGGACGAGAGCCAACCGCGCGAACGCCGCGAGCCGGTGATTTCCGGCGATGCGGGGATTGACGCAGACGCGTTCGAGCGCAGCGAAAGCGGTGCCGAACAGAGCGAGCTCGACCTGGGCGAGCAGGATGCGGCCGGCGGCAACGACGTCGGCAAGCGCCCGAATCAGGACTTCGACAAGATCGTGTCGCTGTTCGTGGCGGCCAAGGCAGGTCAGATCCTGCGTGGCGAAGATGTGGTGGTCGCTGCGGAAAAGACCGGCCTGGTATTCGGCCATATGAATGTGTTCCACCGCCTGGTGGAAGGGCATCCGGAACGCGGGCCGATCTTCAGCATGGCCAGTATCCTCAAGCCGGGCAGTTTCGACATGGCCAACATCCGCGAGATGCAGACGCCGGCGATCGCGTTTTTCCTGACCCTGCCGGCGCCGATGACCGCGCTGGATGCCTGGGAAAAGATGCTGCCAACCGTACAACGCATGGCCGAGTTGCTGGACGGCGTGGTACTGGATGACAGCCGCAATGCGCTGGGCCGTCAGCGCGTTGCGCATATCCGCGACGAACTGCGCGCCTACGATCGTCAGCACCAGGCACCGCCGCTGACCAAATCCCCGCGCTGGTGA